The genomic region GAAGAGAAACAAGTATAGTCAAGGCGATCGCGGCATTTTGTAGATTTTGTCACTTCTCTGGATGATTAATCATCGTCTGAGTGCGAACTTGTGGCTCTCGGTTCTAGCAAACGGAACTCAAGCCCACAGCTTTATGTGAGATCGAGGGATCGCCTATAGATTAAATCCAGAGATGAGTATTATTTACCGTTCTCCAACTTCGAGGCGATCGCACCCTAACACTTCCGTTTGATTTTGGCCGCGATCGATCCGAACGCTAGCCCCCGAAGGTGCTTTAAAAAACAGGCGCTCGCCGGGGAAAACGATCCGTTTGAAATGCCATCGTCGCTCCGAACCACTGCGAAGCACTTGAAGGCGATCGCTCGGATTGACGTAATAGCAGAGAATTTCCGAGTTTTGCGGGGGAGATAGCGGTCGAGTGGGTGAGGACACGAGGAGCAGACCAAACATTGGGGACGGTTTATTTTTGTATATAATCCGCCGCGCATTCATCTATCAAAAGACATATTTAGCAGAACTTCACCCTAAATATTGGTAACTATTGTTACATTCTACTCGGTTTCCCTGGAAAGGCGGAGGCGATCTTCCCCAAAGCCGCTAGACTGGGATTTAAAGACATGAATGTGATCTAGGATACAAATTGCCCGAGCTTTACTCCCTCGAACCCATTGATGCTCCATCCCTTTACCTGCGATTGGGACTGGCCCTGATTGTCGGTATTCTCATTGGCGGCGAACGAGAAATCAAAAATAAACCTGCCGGACTGAGAACCCACATGCTCGTCTGTTTCGGTTCCAGCTTATTCGTCTTACTGCCGATCCAACTGGGTTTAGCCGTTCAAAATCCCGAAACCCTCTCCCGAGTCATGAGTGGAATTATTTCCGGAGTCGGTTTTATTGGGGCCGGAACGATCTTGCGCGATCGCAAAGTGCGCGGTTTGACCTCCGCCGCCGCCATTTGGGTCTCCGCCGCCCTGGGAACGGCGATCGGCTGCGGCTTGTGGAAAATCGCCCTTACCAGTGCCCTGATCTGCTGGTTTATCCTGCGGATCGTCAAGCGACTCGAATCGGAATCGATCCTCCACTGGCCGATTAATCTTCAAATAAAGCGGGCTCGTCGTAATCCTGACGGACGGGTAAACGAACAATAAACTCGCTGCCTTCGCCGACCTCAGACGTACAAATCAATTGACCTCCGTGCTTTTCGACCACAATCTGATAGCCGATCGACAAACCCAAACCCGTACCGCTACCGACGGGTTTAGTCGTGAAAAAGGGATCGAAAATACGAGAGCGAAGCTCTGGAGGAATCCCCACCCCATTATCGGCAATCCGAATTTCCACCCAATCCGAAGTCGATCCGTCCGGTAAGTCGTCCGTCTCCGGATCGACCCGCGAGGTTCGGATGCGAAGTTGACGCGGCGGTTGCTGGCGTTCGAGGGCGTCGATCGCGTTATTGAGTAAATTGAGAAAGACCTGATTGAGTTCGCTGGCATAACAATCCACCGGGGGCAAATCGCCGTAATCGCGCACGACTTCGACAAAAGGCGTCTCGCTCTCCTCGGTGGTGCGACCGATGCCTTTCAAGCGGCTTTGCAGAATCAACAAAGTACTGTCGATCCCCTCGTGAATGTCCACCGCTTTCATGTCCGCCTCGTCCAAGCGGGAGAAATTGCGTAAACCGCGCACGATTTCGCGAATGCGTTCGGCGCCGACGCGCATCGATCGCACCAATTTGGGCAAGTCTTCGCGGACGAATTCGAGGTCCACCGCTTGAATTTCTTCTTCAATTTCCGGGACGGGTTGGGGATAGTGCTGGCGGTAGAGTTCGAGTAAATAAAAGATATCTTCGATATAAGAATTGGCGTGAACGATATTGCCGTAGACAAAACTGACGGGATTGTTAATTTCGTGGGCAATTCCGGCGACCATCTGGCCCAAACCGGACATGCGTTCGGTTTGAATCAGTTGAGTTTGAGTGCGTCGCAGTTCGTTGAGGGTTTGTTCGAGTTCCCGGGCGCGTTTTTCGAGTTCGGCTTCCGATTGTTGTAACGCTTCTTGAGCTTTTTGGCGTTCGGTGATGTCGAGAATGCTGCCGATCAGTTTGACGACGCGACCGTTTTCGTCGAGGATCGGTTCGCCTTTGGCGGCGAGGTATTTAACCGAACCGTCAGCAGTAAGGAGGCGTTGGTCGAATTCGTAGGGTTCGCATTCGGCGATCGCGCGGTCGAGCAACTGCTGGGTCATCTCGCGATCGTCGGGATGGATTTGCTGTAAATAATCCTCGTAAGTCAGCGTTTCCGGGCTGGGGGTGAGGTCGAAAATGCGGTAAATTTCGTCAGACCAGGCCATGGTTGCAGTTTCGAGGTCGAATTCCCAACAGCCGACGTGGGCGAGTTTTTCGGCTTCGGCGAGTAACGACGCCATCGATCGCATTTGGGCTTCGCTTTTTTGGAGGGATTCGATCAGGCGGCGGTTTTCCTCTTCAGCTTGTTTGCGATCGGTGATATTTTGAGTCACCGCCATTCCGGCAAAAATTTCGCCACTCTCATTTTTGACGGGTAAGATTTGCATGGCGTAGACACGATCGCCGTCGGCGATCTCGATTTCCGTCGGTTCGCCGTCGAGAGCTTTGCGGTACAGGGGGTGGAGGATTTCGGCGACGGAAGCGGGCCAGACGCGATCGAGGCTCGATCCGACAAAGCGATCGCCGGACCTGCCGAAATGTTCGAGTTCGGTACCTTCGGCGAGGGTATAGTGCAGGTCGCGATCGAATAACGCGACACTCCCGTTGGGGAAATTGCGAGCGAGGGTGCGATAGAGTTCTTCACTGTGTTTGAGGGCGTCGATCGCCGCTTTGCGCTCCCCGATATCGCTTAAAAACACCGAAATTCCCGATGCCGAGGGATAAGCCCGCACCTCCCACCAGCGATCCGCAAACCGATCTCGGGTCTCGAAAGTGACCGGGACGTGTTCGACCAAGCAAGCTTGGAGTTGAGTGGCGAAGGATTCGACGCGATCGAGAAAGACCACGGAAATCGGCTGGCCCAATAAAGTTTGGCGCGATCGCTCCAGCAGCAATTCCGCCGGGTTGTTGATGTAGGTAAAGCGCAATTGCCAATCCAAACTAAAAAAGGCTTCGTTGAGATTGTCGAGCAAGTTGACCATATCCGCGTGAGCCTTGTGCAAAGCGTCTTCGCTGGTTTTGCGTTCCGTGCGATCGCAAGTGACTTGGCAAAAACCGCACAGTTGGCCCGCCGCGTCGAATAACGGGGAAAAACTGACTTCCGCCCAAAAACGAGAGCCATCTTTGCGAACTTGCCAGCCTCGTTCTTCCAGACGTCCGTCAGTGGCGCAACGGTCGAGTTTCTGGTTGGCGCGATCGGGGGTGACCTCGGCGGGAGGGTAGAAACAACTGAAGTGCCGCCCGAAAATTTCTTCCGGTTG from Oxynema aestuarii AP17 harbors:
- a CDS encoding DUF1830 domain-containing protein — protein: MFGLLLVSSPTRPLSPPQNSEILCYYVNPSDRLQVLRSGSERRWHFKRIVFPGERLFFKAPSGASVRIDRGQNQTEVLGCDRLEVGER
- a CDS encoding MgtC/SapB family protein; amino-acid sequence: MPELYSLEPIDAPSLYLRLGLALIVGILIGGEREIKNKPAGLRTHMLVCFGSSLFVLLPIQLGLAVQNPETLSRVMSGIISGVGFIGAGTILRDRKVRGLTSAAAIWVSAALGTAIGCGLWKIALTSALICWFILRIVKRLESESILHWPINLQIKRARRNPDGRVNEQ
- a CDS encoding PAS domain S-box protein encodes the protein MQFPSQPSPRPSSNSPDPQSVPSCSRDCCADAEDLFASLLVNLPGAFYRRAAGSGWPVQYISEGIEAISGYPRSAFTGDRPRTLCSLIHPEDRGRVRGAIEGAIAAQTSFDVKYRLIRVDGATRWVRERGRPIFDSQQTPCYLDGAILDIGETQAAREVQRESEETCRLLVEHIKDYALVRLDRRGRVVSWNLGAQNILGYQPEEIFGRHFSCFYPPAEVTPDRANQKLDRCATDGRLEERGWQVRKDGSRFWAEVSFSPLFDAAGQLCGFCQVTCDRTERKTSEDALHKAHADMVNLLDNLNEAFFSLDWQLRFTYINNPAELLLERSRQTLLGQPISVVFLDRVESFATQLQACLVEHVPVTFETRDRFADRWWEVRAYPSASGISVFLSDIGERKAAIDALKHSEELYRTLARNFPNGSVALFDRDLHYTLAEGTELEHFGRSGDRFVGSSLDRVWPASVAEILHPLYRKALDGEPTEIEIADGDRVYAMQILPVKNESGEIFAGMAVTQNITDRKQAEEENRRLIESLQKSEAQMRSMASLLAEAEKLAHVGCWEFDLETATMAWSDEIYRIFDLTPSPETLTYEDYLQQIHPDDREMTQQLLDRAIAECEPYEFDQRLLTADGSVKYLAAKGEPILDENGRVVKLIGSILDITERQKAQEALQQSEAELEKRARELEQTLNELRRTQTQLIQTERMSGLGQMVAGIAHEINNPVSFVYGNIVHANSYIEDIFYLLELYRQHYPQPVPEIEEEIQAVDLEFVREDLPKLVRSMRVGAERIREIVRGLRNFSRLDEADMKAVDIHEGIDSTLLILQSRLKGIGRTTEESETPFVEVVRDYGDLPPVDCYASELNQVFLNLLNNAIDALERQQPPRQLRIRTSRVDPETDDLPDGSTSDWVEIRIADNGVGIPPELRSRIFDPFFTTKPVGSGTGLGLSIGYQIVVEKHGGQLICTSEVGEGSEFIVRLPVRQDYDEPALFED